One region of Bactrocera neohumeralis isolate Rockhampton chromosome 5, APGP_CSIRO_Bneo_wtdbg2-racon-allhic-juicebox.fasta_v2, whole genome shotgun sequence genomic DNA includes:
- the LOC126758140 gene encoding uncharacterized protein LOC126758140: MPNLLITSILSYFFRNYLINVSLLYESKPNYVEVYTYFPFMDRSTCKANNVRLINAYNGTWAKPLATNIFPNKLTDFQNCSLTVAVWDSPPYLSYYPNRSGFAQLGSFEGDMLVELAKKLNFSMELVEPANDEQRGRYLENGSLTGALQLLHDHMADLSLGCFRYTVERCALLTGALPYYQTWQIFGAQLTGQTYSSLEIFTFPFDAGTWFGLLFSLQLILLLAYIVYHRSKDSALAHIMIGYPRPRSPLINAYSLFLGIAVQRTPRTNFARFVLIMWIIYGYVMRSAYQSFLYQLLQTDLYRTPPQTVFELIKAGYSLVMTPSTLRTVNVAPLIRSGRIPIILNNSSYEWKTYEMVEQIGGKLAGVSPKDYLTYYVMSKGERGAFYVLPDRFFAHHITIYFPKHSYLIDRFNFLLMQLRSEGLIDYWAEKYLDVSYFDPVAAVDNDALDLDDLGGLFLMYLALVALATLVFLAELLWGRWGWTM; encoded by the exons ATGCCGAATCTGCTCATCACCAGCATCTTGAGCTACTTTTTTCGCAACTATCTCATCAACGTCAGCCTTTTGTATGAGAGTAAGCCCAATTATGTCGAAGTCTACACATATTTTCCTTTCATGGATAGAAGTACGTGTAAGGCGAACAACGTGCGTTTAATTAATGCGTACAATGGCACGTGGGCTAAGCCATTGGCGACGAACATCTTTCCCAACAAGCTCACCGATTTTCAGAATTGCTCGCTCACAGTGGCTGTCTGGGATTCGCCGCCGTATTTAAGTTACTACCCCAATCGAAGTGGCTTTGCGCAGTTGGGTTCTTTCGAAGGCGATATGCTTGTCGAATTAGCGAAGAAGCTCAACTTCAGCATGGAGCTGGTGGAGCCAGCGAACGATGAGCAACGCGGTCGCTACTTGGAGAATGGCAGCCTAACTGGCGCTTTGCAATTG CTGCACGATCATATGGCGGACTTAAGTTTGGGTTGTTTCCGTTACACTGTAGAACGCTGCGCGCTGCTCACTGGTGCACTGCCGTACTATCAGACCTGGCAAATATTTGGTGCCCAGTTGACTGGTCAAACCTACTCATCCCTGGAAATATTCACGTTCCCCTTCGACGCTGGGACTTGGTTTGGACTCTTATTCAGTTTGCAATTAATCCTGCTTCTAGCCTATATTGTATACCATCGCAGCAAGGATTCAGCGCTTGCCCACATTATGATTGGTTATCCGAGACCACGGTCCCCCTTAATCAACGCATACAGCTTGTTTCTCGGTATTGCCGTGCAACGAACTCCACGCACAAACTTCGCACGTTTCGTACTGATTATGTGGATCATTTATGGTTATGTGATGCGCAGTGCCTATCAGAGCTTTCTCTATCAACTACTACAAACTGATCTCTACCGTACACCGCCACAAACTGTCTTCGAACTCATCAAAGCCGGTTACTCGCTGGTAATGACCCCGTCTACACTGCGCACGGTGAATGTGGCCCCCCTGATACGTAGCGGTCGCATACCAATTATATTAAACAACAGCTCATATGAATGGAAGACTTACGAAATGGTGGAGCAAATAGGTGGAAAGTTGGCTGGCGTTTCGCCAAAAGACTATCTCACTTACTACGTGATGTCGAAGGGTGAACGCGGTGCTTTCTATGTGCTGCCCGACCGATTCTTTGCTCACCACATCACCATATACTTCCCGAAGCATAGCTACTTGATTGATCGGTTCAATTTCTTACTCATGCAACTGCGTAGCGAAGGTCTGATCGATTACTGGGCTGAGAAGTATCTAGACGTGAGTTACTTTGATCCAGTTGCGGCCGTGGACAACG